One window of Pyrus communis chromosome 12, drPyrComm1.1, whole genome shotgun sequence genomic DNA carries:
- the LOC137711398 gene encoding germin-like protein subfamily 1 member 13, with protein MKGVHFPVTAIALLAFATLLASASDPSPLQDFCVAINNTDPAVFVNGKFCKNPKLASANDFFSDKLRNPGNTSNPIGSIVTAANVDDIPGLNTLGISFARLDFAPNGLNPPHTHPRATEILIVLEGSLYVGFVTSNADGNRLFTKVLYKGDVFVFPVGLIHFQLNVGKTNGLAIAGLSSQNPGVITIANAVFGSNPHINPDVLAKAFQVDEKEVDYLQKQFWYNNH; from the exons ATGAAAGGAGTTCATTTCCCTGTAACTGCTATTGCCCTATTAGCATTCGCCACCCTCCTTGCCTCTGCCTCTGATCCAAGTCCTCTTCAGGATTTTTGCGTAGCAATTAATAACACCGATCCTGCTG TGTTTGTGAACGGGAAGTTCTGCAAGAACCCAAAACTTGCGTCAGCAAACGATTTCTTCTCTGACAAGCTTCGGAACCCCGGAAACACATCGAATCCGATTGGTTCAATTGTTACGGCAGCAAACGTAGACGATATACCCGGACTCAACACTCTCGGCATATCCTTTGCTCGCTTAGACTTTGCACCAAATGGCCTCAATCCTCCTCACACTCACCCTCGTGCCACGGAGATACTCATAGTCCTGGAAGGCTCACTCTACGTCGGATTCGTCACATCCAATGCCGACGGCAATCGGCTGTTCACCAAAGTGTTGTACAAGGGAGATGTGTTTGTGTTCCCAGTCGGTCTTATTCACTTCCAACTCAATGTCGGAAAAACCAACGGTTTGGCCATCGCGGGTCTCAGCAGCCAGAACCCGGGAGTGATCACCATTGCGAATGCAGTCTTCGGATCCAACCCTCACATCAACCCTGATGTTTTGGCCAAGGCATTCCAGGTGGACGAGAAGGAGGTTGATTATCTTCAGAAACAGTTTTGGTACAACAACCATTAA
- the LOC137710325 gene encoding uncharacterized protein, protein MDVVLPLPGATASAASRSYSRRVRRRIVVKDCQSAEDVKEIRVCTNRTCRRQGSMQIVEALTDLAPPNVSVKSSGCLGRCGAGPNLVALPAATLVAHCGTTARAAEVLVALVLPGGRGGDGGGGSNWNAIVNKSLEALALRNKARSEVVDKNNFSQAELLLSQAIELGPIGGVHIMYKERSLARLASGNCSGALEDAAQALALHPLYPEAYICQGDAFLVMNKFDSAQRSYSTALQMDPSLRRSKSFKARIANLEKLTAANLP, encoded by the exons ATGGATGTGGTGCTGCCTCTACCTGGAGCTACTGCCTCCGCCGCCTCTAGATCTTATTCCAGGCGTGTGCGACGCCGCATCGTGGTCAAAGATTGTCAGTCAGCAGAGGACGTCAAGGAAATTAGGGTGTGCACCAACCGCACTTGCCGCAGACAAGGTTCGATGCAAATCGTTGAGGCTCTCACCGATCTCGCGCCTCCTAACGTCTCCGTCAAATCCTCCGGCTGCTTGGGCCGCTGTGGGGCAGGCCCCAACCTCGTGGCGCTTCCCGCCGCGACTTTGGTCGCTCACTGCGGCACCACCGCTCGAGCGGCCGAGGTCCTCGTGGCACTAGTTCTGCCAGGGGGAAGAGgaggtgatggtggtggtggttcgaATTGGAACGCTATTGTTAACAAGAGTTTGGAAGCGCTGGCGTTGAGAAACAAGGCGCGAAGTGAAGTAGTTGACAAGAACAATTTCTCTCAGGCTGAGCTCCTCCTCTCACAG GCTATAGAATTAGGACCAATTGGGGGTGTTCATATTATGTATAAGGAGAGGTCCCTTGCAAGATTAGCATCCGGCAATTGTTCCGGGGCTCTTGAAGATGCCGCTCAAGCTTTGGCTTTGCATCCTCTCTATCCTGAG GCTTATATTTGCCAAGGTGATGCATTCTTGGTCATGAACAAATTTGACTCGGCGCAGAGATCATATTCGACAGCTTTACAGATGGATCCTTCTCTTCGACGTTCCAAATCTTTCAAG GCTAGGATTGCAAACCTAGAGAAACTCACTGCCGCAAATCTGCCTTAA